Proteins from a genomic interval of Arachis hypogaea cultivar Tifrunner chromosome 10, arahy.Tifrunner.gnm2.J5K5, whole genome shotgun sequence:
- the LOC140173064 gene encoding protein MALE DISCOVERER 2-like, which produces MHHDLNPPVTHTDLNAHSIFLTDDFAAKIAQTTFRNIVTRSEANKERRKKSELPPHDDPETNVYCFGVLLLEIVSGRLPHSVEQGSLVDWAAGYLNDKGSFKYLIDPTLQSVKDNELDVICEVVKECIQPDPRLRPTMREIAIKLREALRISPEQAVPRLSPLWWAELEILSVEAT; this is translated from the exons ATGCATCATGACCTGAACCCACCAGTAACACATACTGACCTTAATGCACATTCGATCTTCTTGACAGATGACTTCGCCGCTAAG ATTGCTCAGACCACATTCCGGAATATCGTAACACGCTCTGAGGCAAACAAAGAGAGGAGAAAGAAATCTGAGTTGCCACCCCATGATGATCCTGAAACCAATGTCTATTGCTTTGGGGTGCTGTTGCTAGAGATCGTTTCTGGGAGATTACCTCACTCTGTAGAACAAGGCAGCCTTGTGGATTGG GCTGCTGGGTACTTGAACGACAAGGGAAGCTTCAAATATCTGATTGATCCAACTCTGCAATCTGTCAAAGACAATGAACTTGATGTCATATGTGAGGTGGTCAAAGAATGTATCCAACCTGATCCAAGGTTAAGACCAACAATGAGAGAAATCGCAATCAAATTAAGGGAAGCTCTTAGAATATCACCTGAGCAAGCAGTTCCAAGATTGTCTCCACTTTGGTGGGCTGAATTGGAGATCTTGTCAGTGGAAGCCACTTAA
- the LOC112714464 gene encoding protein MALE DISCOVERER 2-like, with the protein MGMRWNIFRFWLRIYVCLIALWGIQECWSLNDEGIALLEFRARITSDPYFALANWNPNDCDPCKWFGVRCVDGKVQTLDLKGLSLEGILAPELGKLSHLKSLILRKNNFSGAIPEEIGGLAKLELLDLRENNLSGIIPTEIVRLLCNNNNECGGSQYDNDGGCSQYDDEGGGSQYDGEFRFKSLLVANFSEPLTTLVTCINRKFGHCVWKSNLKEWNEPDSTVNQIKVTIANYLSAVVLQLFKLGKYTLDGNEENCCDLLTDSNEIDNVENVPDLDNSARRKLLDQSSNLAAAPYSGEANIGISTDPVTQSSGGFPAVPAAKQEQNQAPPPPQLQPPSDPKSDASSSANKPSQQPHSDNGSSGNWRKYLLIIALVIVLVIVIIIIICIWRKRAVKVIKPWKTGISGQLQRAFITGVPKLNRDELETACEDFSNIVSTKYDECIIYKGTLSSGVEIAVVSTVIKSAQDWSKNTELNYRRKIDSLSRVNHKNFVNLIGYCEEEEPFTRMMVLEYAPNGCLFEHLHVREVERLKWSERMRIIMGTAYCLQ; encoded by the exons ATGGGAATGAGATGGAACATATTTAGATTTTGGCTCAGAATTTAtgtttgcttaattgctctttgGGGAATCCAAGAGTGTTGGTCTCTTAATGACGAAG GAATAGCTTTGTTGGAGTTCCGGGCAAGAATAACTTCTGATCCTTATTTTGCTTTGGCAAATTGGAATCCAAATGATTGTGATCCCTGCAAGTGGTTTGGTGTTCGTTGTGTTGATGGTAAAGTGCAAACATT GGACCTTAAAGGACTATCTTTGGAGGGGATATTGGCTCCTGAGCTTGGAAAGCTTAGTCACTTAAAATCTCT CATTTTGCGCAAGAATAACTTTTCGGGCGCTATTCCGGAAGAAATTGGAGGTCTAGCCAAGCTGGAGCTATTGGATTTAAGGGAAAATAACTTGAGTGGAATTATCCCAACAGAAATTGTCAG GTTGCTTTGTAACAATAACAATGAATGTGGTGGTTCTCAATATGACAATGATGGTGGGTGTTCTCAATATGACGATGAAGGTGGTGGTTCTCAATATGATGGAGAGTTCAGATTTAAATCACTACTTGTTGCCAATTTTTCAGAACCTCTAACAACATTGGTTACATGCATCAATAGAAAGTTTGGACACTG TGTGTGGAAGAGCAACTTGAAGGAATGGAACGAACCAGATTCAACGGTTAACCAAATTAAAGTAACAATTGCAAACTACCTCAGTGCTGTTGTGCTGCAACT GTTTAAGCTAGGAAAGTATACCCTAGATGGAAATGAAGAGAATTGTTGCGACCTTCTAACTG ATTCTAATGAGATAGACAATGTTGAAAACGTACCGGATCTAGACAATTCGGCACGTAGGAAGCTACTTGATCAGTCCAGTAACCTTGCAGCCGCACCATATAGTGGCGAGGCTAATATAGGGATCAGCACTGATCCAGTTACACAAAGCAGTGGGGGGTTCCCAGCTGTGCCAGCTGCAAAACAGGAGCAGAATCAAGCACCTCCACCTCCACAGCTGCAGCCACCTTCTGATCCTAAAAGTGATGCTTCTTCTAGTGCAAATAAACCAAGTCAGCAACCACATTCAGATAATGGTTCCTCTGGGAATTGGAGGAAGTATCTTCTTATTATTGCACTTGTGATTGTGTTGGTCATTGTTATCATAATCATTATTTGCATTTGGCGTAAAAGAGCAGTGAAGGTAATAAAACCATGGAAGACAGGAATAAGTGGACAGTTGCAAAGGGCATTCATAACAG GAGTCCCCAAGTTGAATAGAGATGAACTAGAGACAGCTTGTGAGGATTTCAGCAATATTGTTAGTACTAAGTATGATGAGTGCATCATATACAAAGGAACCCTGTCCAGTGGAGTTGAGATCGCTGTTGTTTCTACTGTGATTAAATCTGCCCAAGATTGGTCAAAGAACACAGAGTTGAACTACCGGAGAAAG ATTGATTCTCTGTCCCGAGTAAACCACAAGAACTTTGTTAACCTTATTGGCTACTGTGAGGAAGAAGAACCATTCACAAGGATGATGGTGTTGGAGTATGCTCCGAATGGATGCCTATTTGAGCATCTGCATG TTAGGGAAGTTGAACGTCTCAAATggagtgaaaggatgaggataaTCATGGGCACTGCCTATTGTCTTCAATAA